A window of Clostridium novyi genomic DNA:
TTTTAATATTGATTATGAAAAAATTAAAGTGGCTATACATCCACAAAGTATAGTACATTCTATGGTAGAATACATAGATGGAAGTATAATTGCTCAGTTAGCTAGTACTGACATGCGCCTTCCTATACAGTATGCGCTTAATTATCCTGAAAGAAGTAAATCTTTAATTGAAAGTTTAAATATTTATGAAATGGGGAATTTAACTTTTGAAAAACCAGATTTTGAAAAATTTAGAGGGTTAAAATTGGCATATGAAGCAGGTAAAGCAAAAGGCATAATGCCTACAATTTTAAACGCAGCAAATGAAGAAGCTGTTAGTTTATTTTTAGATAAGAAAATAGGATACCTTCAAATAGTAGAAATTATTGAAGAGTGTATGAATAAATTTGAGAATAAATGCTTAATAGATTTAGATACTATTTTAGATACAGAGAATAAAGTTAGATTATTTATAAAAAGCAAATATAATGCTTAATTAAGGAGGTAAATTTTTTGGATGCTCTATTGAATATTATTTGGGTAATATTAGCCTTTAGTATTTTAGTAATAATCCATGAGTTTGGGCATTTTATTTTAGCAAAATTAAATGGTGTAAAGGTTGAAGAGTTTGCTATAGGAATGGGTCCAAAATTATTTGGTGTAAGAGGTAAGGAAACTTTATATGCATTTAGATTAATACCTATTGGTGGTTATGTAAAAATGCTAGGTGAAGAGGGTGACAGTGAGGATGAAAGATCATTTTCAAATAAATCACCACTTAGAAGATTAAGTATTGTAGCAGCAGGACCTATAATGAATTTTATATTAGCTATAGTCTTGTTTGCAGTTGTAGGATATTTAAAAGGTTTTTTGATTCCTGTTGTAAGTGAAGTAATACCTCAAAGTCCTGCTATTAAAGCAGGTATTCAACCAGGAGATAAAATATTAGAAATAAATAAGCATAAGATAAGTACCTGGGAAGATGTGATGGGTGAAGTTGCTATATCTAAAGGCGAACCTTTAAATATATACTTACAAAGAAATAATGAGAAAAAAACTGTTGTTGTAAGACCTATGAAAAATGCTAAAGAGGGTACTTATATGTTAGGAGTATATTCTTCTGCTTTGGAAAAACCAAGTTTTACGAAATCAGTTTCATATGGTATTAGAGAAACTAATTCAACAGTAAAACAGACATTTCAATCATTGGGTATGCTTTTTAAAGGAAAGGCATCTCTTAAAAAAGATATTGGTGGACCAGTAACTATATTAAGAGTTACCTGGGCTGTTTCAAAGGCCGGGCTTGTAAATTTAGTTAGATTTTCAGCATTTATAAGTATACAATTAGGTATATTCAATCTATTACCAATTCCAGCTTTAGATGGATTTTGGGCATTAGTTTCTTTATATGAAATAATAACAAGAAGACGCATAAATAGAGATAAATTAGGTACTGTAAGTACCATTGGGTTTACTTTATTGTTAGTACTTATGGTTGTAGTTACAATAAAGGATGTATTATATCCTATTAAACTTTAAAATTTAGGTGACATAATATGATTAGAAAAAAAACAAAAAAAATAAAAATCGGAAATATATACATTGGTGGAGATTCTCCTATAACTGTACAATCAATGAATAATACAGATACAAGAGATATTAAAGCTACCATAAAGCAAATAAATGATTTACAACATGCTGGTTGTGATATAACAAGATGTGCTGTATTAGATATGAATGCTGCTGAAGCTTTAAAAGAAATAACTCGTGCTGTAAATATTCCTGTTGTTGCAGATATACATTTTAATTATAAATTAGCACTTAAGTCAATAGAAAATGGAATATCAGCTTTAAGAATAAATCCAGGAAATATAGGAAATATAGAAAAAGTAAGGGCAGTTGCAAAAGCAGCACAAGAAAGAAATATACCTATAAGGATAGGAGTAAATTCTGGCTCTTTGGAAAAAGAGTTATTAGAAAAATATAATGGAGTTTGTCCAGAAGCACTAGTTGAAAGCGCATTAAAACATGTTAGAATTCTAGAAGATATTAATTTTGATGATATAGTGATATCTTTAAAATCATCTAATGTTAATCAGATGATTGAAAGTTATAGAATAATTTCCCAGAAGGTAAATTATCCTTTACATATAGGGGTTACTGAATCAGGTACTATATGGAGAGGAACAATAAAATCAAGTATTGGTATTGGTACACTTATTTCAGAAGGAATAGGAGATACTATAAGAGTTTCTTTAACAGGTGATCCTATAGAAGAAATAAAGGTTGGAAAAGAGATATTAAAAGCTACAGGACATATAAAAGAAGGAATAGAATTTGTATCTTGTCCTACCTGTGGTAGAACACAAATTGATTTAATAAAATTAGCCAATGAAGTGGAAGAAAAGTTAAGCAATATAAATAAAAATATAAAAATTGCTATAATGGGTTGCATTGTAAATGGTCCTGGTGAAGCTAAAGAAGCTGATCTTGGAATAGCAGGAGGCAATGGAGAAGGATTGATTTTTAAAAAAGGAAAAATTTTAAGAAAAGTAAAAGAAGAAAATTTAATATATGAACTTGTAAAAGAAGTAGAAAAGATTTAAGGCTATGATTTTTCATAGCCTATTATAATCCAATGTTTAAATTGGAAGTTAAAGACAATTAGATGACAATTAGATTAGGAGGAAACATTTATGAATGCTAGTTTAGTTCAAGTGTTAAAAACTGAATTAGATTCCAAAAATGTACATACTGATGATATACAGATATTAAAAGTACAGTATTTAACTAAAAGTAATAGATTAAAAATTGTACTAAGATCTATTAATGAAATAAATGATGACATAAAAAGGCTAATAAAGTCCATAATTTCTAAAAAGTTAATGGGATTTAATAATATAGATTTAGTATGTTATAAAGATATATCTAATATAAGTTTAGATGAAATTTCTAAACAATATTGGATTGATATTGTAGAAAATGTGTCAAAAGTTATGCCTGTTTGCAAACAATCACTTATTACTAGCAGTAGAAGCATTGAAGGAAATCTTTTGGTTTTGCGCATAGGTGATAAATTTATGTGTAAGCTATTTGAAACAAAACGATTAGGTAATATTATACAAAGTGTTATAACTGATATGTTTGCATTAAAGTCTATAGTTAATATAAAATATGATCCAGAATTAAAAGATTTAAACTATATTGAAGTTAAAGTAAAAGAAGAAAAACAAATAATAAAAAATGTTTTAAAAGAAAGTAAATCAAGCAACAATTCAGTAAATAGTGAAAAAAATAATAAAAAAGAAAATAATAAAAGTTCAGATAGAAATGATTACTATAATAAAAGAAAGAATACTGCTAAAAATCCTAATGCTATATTTGGAAGAGATGTTTCAGGAGAAATTACAAATATAACTGATGTAAATGAAACTTCTGGAGTAGTAAATATATGTGGAGATATATTTAAAGTTAATATTATTGAAACTAAATCTGGAAGAAAAATAATAACTTTTTTCATAACAGATTATACAAGTTCAATAACAGTAAAATGTTTTCCAAAACCAAAAGAAACAGAACAATTATTGGAAGAGATAAAAGAAGGATTACATTGTAAGGTTAGAGGAGAAGCTGTACATGATTCATTTGCAAGAGAAGTTGTAATAATGGGTAGAGATATAGTTAAAACTTCTAAACTTGAAAAAATGGATACATGTGAAGAAAAAAGAGTAGAATTACATCTTCATACGCAAATGAGTGCTATGGATGGTATGTCTTCTGCTAAAGCATTGATTGAAAGAGCTGCAAAATGGGGTCACCCAGCAGTAGCAATTACAGATCACGGCGTAGTTCAAGCATATCCAGAAGCTATGGATGCTGCTAAAAAATATAATATTAAAGTTATTTATGGAGTTGAAGCCTATCTTGTAAATGATGGTGTTCCTATTGTAACTAATGTTAAAGGTCAAACAATAAATAATACTTTTGTTGTTTTTGATTTAGAAACTACTGGATTTTCAAGTGAGTATGATAAAATCATAGAAATTGGAGCAGTTAAAATAAAAAATGGTAATATAATAGATTCTTTTAGTACATTCGTTAATCCGGAAATTAAAATACCATATAATATTACAGAGCTTACTAGTATAACAAATGATGATGTTAAAAATGCAGATACAATAGATAATGTATTACCCAAATTCATGGAGTTTTGTAAAGATTCGGTTTTAGTTGCGCATAATGCAAATTTTGATATGTCTTTTATTAGAAAAAATTGTAATGATTTGAGCATAGATATTAATTACACCGTTATGGATACAGTTCCATTAGCAAAATTTTTATTTCCTGAATTAAAAAGATATAAGCTAAATACTATTGCAAAACATTTAGGAGTTTCCCTAGAAAATCATCATAGAGCCGTAGATGATGCCAAAGCTACAGCAGATATACTTTTATGTTGTTTTAAATTATTAGATGATATGAAAATAACATCACTAGATTCATTAAATAAAGAATTCTTGGGAAATATTGATGTAAAAAAGCTTCCAACATATCACTTAATAATTCTTGCAAAAAATCAAGTTGGTCTAAAAAATTTATACAAATTAATTTCATATTCAAACTTAGATTATTTTTTTAGAAAACCTAGAATGCCTAAAAGCTTAATAGAACAATATAAAGAAGGACTTATAATTGGTTCTGCCTGTGAAGCTGGAGAAGTTTATAAGGCTGTTTTAGAAGGTAAAAGTCAAGAAGAATTAAAAGAAATTATAAAATTTTATGATTATTTAGAGATACAACCTATAATGAATAATGAGTTTATGCTTAAAAAAGGAATAGTAAAAAGTGAAGAACAATTAAAAGAAGTGAATAGAAAAATATATAATTTAGGCAAAGAAAATGGATTGCCTATTGTAGCTACTGGAGATGTACATTTTTTGGATCCTAAAGATGCAAAATTTAGAGAGATACTTATGAAGGGTCAAGGATTCTCTGATGCAGAAGATCAACCTCCACTGTATTTAAAAACTACTAATGAAATGTTAAAGGAATTTGAATATTTAGGAAAAGATGAATGTAAAGAAGTTGTTATATATAATCCTCAAAAGATAGCTGAAGAAATTGAAGTAATAAAACCTATACCGGATGAAACATTTCCACCTAAAATTGAAGGGGCAGAAGAAGATATAAGAAATATGACATTAGAAAAAGCTCATTCTATATATGGAAATCCGTTACCTAAAGTAGTACATGATAGACTAGAAAAAGAATTAAATTCTATAATAAATAATGGTTATGCGGTGTTATATTTAATAGCTCATAAATTAGTTGCAAAGTCTCTTAAAGATGGGTATTTAGTTGGTTCAAGAGGGTCTGTTGGTTCATCATTAGTTGCTACTATGTCTGATATTACAGAAGTTAATGGATTACCACCACATTATGTATGTCCTAATTGCAAAAATAGTGAATTTTTTACGGATGGATCTGTTTCTTCTGGAGCTGACCTTCCTCCTAAAAACTGTCCTAATTGTGGTTCTGAATATAATAGAAATGGTCACGATATACCTTTTGAAACGTTTTTGGGATTTAATGGAGATAAAGAACCTGATATAGACTTAAACTTCTCTGGAGATAATCAAGGGGATATTCATAGATATACAGAAGTCTTATTTGGAAAAGGTCATACATTTAAAGCAGGTACTATTGGAACCATAGCAGATAAAACTGCATATGGCTTTGTAAAAAAATATTTAGATGAAAAAAATTTGATTGTATCACAAGCAGAGATAGAAAGATTAACTCAAGGTTGTACAGGAGTTAAAAGAACATCAGGACAACATCCAGGAGGAATTATGGTTGTTCCTAGTGATAATGAGATATATAATTTTTGTCCTATACAGCATCCAGCAGATGATGCAGATTCTGATATAATAACTACTCATTTTGATTATCATTCTATAAGTGGAAGACTTTTAAAATTAGATATATTGGGACATGATGATCCTACAGTTTTAAGAATGTTAAAAGATATAACAGGACTAGATCCTATTACTATACCTATAGGAGATGAAAAAGTATTAAGTTTGTTTACATCTCCAGAAGCCTTAGGAGTAACTGCGGAAGAACTTGAATGTCCTGTTGGTTGTTACGGAATACCTGAATTTGGAACAAAATTTGTAAGACAAATGTTAGTAGATACACAGCCAAAAACATTTTCAGACCTTGTAAGAATATCAGGACTTTCACATGGAACCGATGTTTGGTTAAATAATGCTCAATATTTTATAAAGGAAGGATATACAACACTTAAAGATTGTATAGCTACAAGAGATGATATAATGGTATATCTTCTTCATAAAGGATTACCACCTAAAGAAGCTTTTACAATAATGGAAAAGGTAAGAAAAGGTAAGGGGCTTACAGAAGAACATGA
This region includes:
- the rseP gene encoding RIP metalloprotease RseP; this translates as MDALLNIIWVILAFSILVIIHEFGHFILAKLNGVKVEEFAIGMGPKLFGVRGKETLYAFRLIPIGGYVKMLGEEGDSEDERSFSNKSPLRRLSIVAAGPIMNFILAIVLFAVVGYLKGFLIPVVSEVIPQSPAIKAGIQPGDKILEINKHKISTWEDVMGEVAISKGEPLNIYLQRNNEKKTVVVRPMKNAKEGTYMLGVYSSALEKPSFTKSVSYGIRETNSTVKQTFQSLGMLFKGKASLKKDIGGPVTILRVTWAVSKAGLVNLVRFSAFISIQLGIFNLLPIPALDGFWALVSLYEIITRRRINRDKLGTVSTIGFTLLLVLMVVVTIKDVLYPIKL
- a CDS encoding PolC-type DNA polymerase III, which encodes MNASLVQVLKTELDSKNVHTDDIQILKVQYLTKSNRLKIVLRSINEINDDIKRLIKSIISKKLMGFNNIDLVCYKDISNISLDEISKQYWIDIVENVSKVMPVCKQSLITSSRSIEGNLLVLRIGDKFMCKLFETKRLGNIIQSVITDMFALKSIVNIKYDPELKDLNYIEVKVKEEKQIIKNVLKESKSSNNSVNSEKNNKKENNKSSDRNDYYNKRKNTAKNPNAIFGRDVSGEITNITDVNETSGVVNICGDIFKVNIIETKSGRKIITFFITDYTSSITVKCFPKPKETEQLLEEIKEGLHCKVRGEAVHDSFAREVVIMGRDIVKTSKLEKMDTCEEKRVELHLHTQMSAMDGMSSAKALIERAAKWGHPAVAITDHGVVQAYPEAMDAAKKYNIKVIYGVEAYLVNDGVPIVTNVKGQTINNTFVVFDLETTGFSSEYDKIIEIGAVKIKNGNIIDSFSTFVNPEIKIPYNITELTSITNDDVKNADTIDNVLPKFMEFCKDSVLVAHNANFDMSFIRKNCNDLSIDINYTVMDTVPLAKFLFPELKRYKLNTIAKHLGVSLENHHRAVDDAKATADILLCCFKLLDDMKITSLDSLNKEFLGNIDVKKLPTYHLIILAKNQVGLKNLYKLISYSNLDYFFRKPRMPKSLIEQYKEGLIIGSACEAGEVYKAVLEGKSQEELKEIIKFYDYLEIQPIMNNEFMLKKGIVKSEEQLKEVNRKIYNLGKENGLPIVATGDVHFLDPKDAKFREILMKGQGFSDAEDQPPLYLKTTNEMLKEFEYLGKDECKEVVIYNPQKIAEEIEVIKPIPDETFPPKIEGAEEDIRNMTLEKAHSIYGNPLPKVVHDRLEKELNSIINNGYAVLYLIAHKLVAKSLKDGYLVGSRGSVGSSLVATMSDITEVNGLPPHYVCPNCKNSEFFTDGSVSSGADLPPKNCPNCGSEYNRNGHDIPFETFLGFNGDKEPDIDLNFSGDNQGDIHRYTEVLFGKGHTFKAGTIGTIADKTAYGFVKKYLDEKNLIVSQAEIERLTQGCTGVKRTSGQHPGGIMVVPSDNEIYNFCPIQHPADDADSDIITTHFDYHSISGRLLKLDILGHDDPTVLRMLKDITGLDPITIPIGDEKVLSLFTSPEALGVTAEELECPVGCYGIPEFGTKFVRQMLVDTQPKTFSDLVRISGLSHGTDVWLNNAQYFIKEGYTTLKDCIATRDDIMVYLLHKGLPPKEAFTIMEKVRKGKGLTEEHEALMREHKVPDWYIESCKKIKYMFPKGHAVAYVMMAVRIAYYKVYYPQAYYATYFTVRGIDDFDADLIVKGEDVVKRKMDEINALGNNATQKDKGLLTNLELAFEMYKRNIKFLKVDIYKSHPTKFLIENDDIRPPISALAGVGTNAAKSIAEAKKDGEFISKEDLRKRSKVSKTVIEALSEHGCLEGLPETNQLSLF
- the ispG gene encoding flavodoxin-dependent (E)-4-hydroxy-3-methylbut-2-enyl-diphosphate synthase, which codes for MIRKKTKKIKIGNIYIGGDSPITVQSMNNTDTRDIKATIKQINDLQHAGCDITRCAVLDMNAAEALKEITRAVNIPVVADIHFNYKLALKSIENGISALRINPGNIGNIEKVRAVAKAAQERNIPIRIGVNSGSLEKELLEKYNGVCPEALVESALKHVRILEDINFDDIVISLKSSNVNQMIESYRIISQKVNYPLHIGVTESGTIWRGTIKSSIGIGTLISEGIGDTIRVSLTGDPIEEIKVGKEILKATGHIKEGIEFVSCPTCGRTQIDLIKLANEVEEKLSNINKNIKIAIMGCIVNGPGEAKEADLGIAGGNGEGLIFKKGKILRKVKEENLIYELVKEVEKI